The Canis aureus isolate CA01 chromosome 9, VMU_Caureus_v.1.0, whole genome shotgun sequence genome has a segment encoding these proteins:
- the LOC144320972 gene encoding myosin-IIIb isoform X1 produces the protein MLGLESLPDPTDTWEIIETIGKGTYGKVYKVTNKKDGSLAAVKILDPVSDMDEEIEAEYNILQFLPNHPNVVKFYGMFYKADHCVGGQLWLVLELCNGGSVTELVKGLLRCGQRLDEAMISYILYGALLGLQHLHNNRIIHRDVKGNNILLTTEGGVKLVDFGVSAQLTSTRLRRNTSVGTPFWMAPEVIACEQQYDSSYDARCDVWSLGITAIELGDGDPPLFDMHPVKTLFKIPRNPPPTLLHPEEWCEEFNHFISRCLIKDFEKRPSVTHLLDHPFIKGAHGKVLFLQKQLAKVLQDQKHQNTVVKTRHERMHTRRPYHVENAEKYCLEDDLVNLEVLDEDTIIRQLQKRYVDLLIYTYVGDILIALNPFQNLSIYSPQFSRLYHGVRRASNPPHIFASADAAYQCMVTFSKDQCIVISGESGSGKTESAHLIVQHLTFLGKANNQTLREKILQVNSLVEAFGNACTAINDNSSRFGKYLEMMFTPTGAVMGARISEYLLEKSRVIKQAV, from the coding sequence ATGCTTGGACTTGAATCACTTCCAGATCCTACTGATACCTGGGAAATTATAGAGACCATAGGTAAAGGCACCTATGGCAAGGTCTATAAAGTAACTAACAAGAAAGATGGGAGCCTGGCTGCAGTAAAAATTTTGGATCCAGTCAGTGAtatggatgaagaaattgaagcagaatACAACATTTTGCAGTTTCTTCCTAATCATCCCAACGTTGTAAAGTTTTATGGGATGTTTTACAAAGCGGATCACTGTGTGGGAGGACAGCTGTGGCTGGTCCTGGAGTTGTGTAATGGGGGCTCAGTCACGGAGCTTGTCAAAGGTCTACTCAGGTGTGGCCAGCGATTGGATGAAGCAATGATCTCCTACATCTTATATGGGGCCCTCTTGGGTCTTCAGCATTTGCACAATAACCGAATCATCCACCGTGATGTCAAGGGGAATAACATTCTTCTGACAACAGAAGGAGGAGTTAAGCTCGTTGACTTTGGTGTCTCAGCTCAACTCACCAGTACACGTCTACGGAGAAACACATCTGTTGGTACCCCGTTCTGGATGGCTCCTGAGGTCATTGCTTGTGAGCAGCAGTATGACTCTTCCTATGACGCTCGCTGTGACGTCTGGTCCTTGGGGATCACAGCTATTGAACTGGGGGACGGAGACCCTCCCCTCTTTGACATGCATCCTGTGAAAACGCTTTTTAAGATTCCAAGAAATCCTCCACCTACTTTACTCCATCCAGAAGAATGGTGTGAGGAATTCAACCACTTTATTTCACGGTGTCTTATTAAGGATTTTGAAAAGCGGCCTTCTGTCACACATCTCCTTGACCACCCATTTATTAAAGGAGCCCACGGGAAGGTTTTATTTCTGCAAAAACAGCTGGCCAAGGTCCTCCAAGACCAGAAGCATCAAAACACTGTTGTTAAAACAAGGCATGAAAGAATGCATACCAGAAGACCCTATCACGTGGAAAATGCTGAAAAATACTGCCTTGAGGATGATTTGGTGAATTTAGAGGTTCTGGATGAGGATACAATTATTCGTCAGTTGCAAAAGCGTTATGTGGACTTGCTCATTTACACCTATGTTGGAGACATCTTAATTGCCTTAAACCCCTTCCAGAATCTAAGCATATAttctccacagttttccagacttTATCATGGGGTGAGACGTGCCTCCAATCCCCCCCACATATTTGCATCAGCAGATGCTGCTTACCAATGTATGGTTACTTTCAGCAAAGACCAGTGCATTGTCATCAGTGGAGAAAGTGGCTCTGGGAAGACAGAGAGTGCCCACCTGATTGTTCAGCATTTGACTTTCTTGGGAAAGGCCAATAATCAGACCTTGAGAGAGAAAATTCTGCAAGTCAACTCTCTGGTGGAAGCCTTTGGAAATGCATGCACTGCCATCAATGACAATTCGAGCCGTTTTGGAAAATATCTGGAAATGATGTTTACACCAACCGGAGCTGTGATGGGGGCAAGAATATCTGAATATCTCCTTGAAAAATCCAGAGTTATAAAACAGGCAGTGTAG
- the LOC144320972 gene encoding myosin-IIIb isoform X2, with translation MLGLESLPDPTDTWEIIETIGKGTYGKVYKVTNKKDGSLAAVKILDPVSDMDEEIEAEYNILQFLPNHPNVVKFYGMFYKADHCVGGQLWLVLELCNGGSVTELVKGLLRCGQRLDEAMISYILYGALLGLQHLHNNRIIHRDVKGNNILLTTEGGVKLVDFGVSAQLTSTRLRRNTSVGTPFWMAPEVIACEQQYDSSYDARCDVWSLGITAIELGDGDPPLFDMHPVKTLFKIPRNPPPTLLHPEEWCEEFNHFISRHERMHTRRPYHVENAEKYCLEDDLVNLEVLDEDTIIRQLQKRYVDLLIYTYVGDILIALNPFQNLSIYSPQFSRLYHGVRRASNPPHIFASADAAYQCMVTFSKDQCIVISGESGSGKTESAHLIVQHLTFLGKANNQTLREKILQVNSLVEAFGNACTAINDNSSRFGKYLEMMFTPTGAVMGARISEYLLEKSRVIKQAV, from the exons ATGCTTGGACTTGAATCACTTCCAGATCCTACTGATACCTGGGAAATTATAGAGACCATAGGTAAAGGCACCTATGGCAAGGTCTATAAAGTAACTAACAAGAAAGATGGGAGCCTGGCTGCAGTAAAAATTTTGGATCCAGTCAGTGAtatggatgaagaaattgaagcagaatACAACATTTTGCAGTTTCTTCCTAATCATCCCAACGTTGTAAAGTTTTATGGGATGTTTTACAAAGCGGATCACTGTGTGGGAGGACAGCTGTGGCTGGTCCTGGAGTTGTGTAATGGGGGCTCAGTCACGGAGCTTGTCAAAGGTCTACTCAGGTGTGGCCAGCGATTGGATGAAGCAATGATCTCCTACATCTTATATGGGGCCCTCTTGGGTCTTCAGCATTTGCACAATAACCGAATCATCCACCGTGATGTCAAGGGGAATAACATTCTTCTGACAACAGAAGGAGGAGTTAAGCTCGTTGACTTTGGTGTCTCAGCTCAACTCACCAGTACACGTCTACGGAGAAACACATCTGTTGGTACCCCGTTCTGGATGGCTCCTGAGGTCATTGCTTGTGAGCAGCAGTATGACTCTTCCTATGACGCTCGCTGTGACGTCTGGTCCTTGGGGATCACAGCTATTGAACTGGGGGACGGAGACCCTCCCCTCTTTGACATGCATCCTGTGAAAACGCTTTTTAAGATTCCAAGAAATCCTCCACCTACTTTACTCCATCCAGAAGAATGGTGTGAGGAATTCAACCACTTTATTTCACG GCATGAAAGAATGCATACCAGAAGACCCTATCACGTGGAAAATGCTGAAAAATACTGCCTTGAGGATGATTTGGTGAATTTAGAGGTTCTGGATGAGGATACAATTATTCGTCAGTTGCAAAAGCGTTATGTGGACTTGCTCATTTACACCTATGTTGGAGACATCTTAATTGCCTTAAACCCCTTCCAGAATCTAAGCATATAttctccacagttttccagacttTATCATGGGGTGAGACGTGCCTCCAATCCCCCCCACATATTTGCATCAGCAGATGCTGCTTACCAATGTATGGTTACTTTCAGCAAAGACCAGTGCATTGTCATCAGTGGAGAAAGTGGCTCTGGGAAGACAGAGAGTGCCCACCTGATTGTTCAGCATTTGACTTTCTTGGGAAAGGCCAATAATCAGACCTTGAGAGAGAAAATTCTGCAAGTCAACTCTCTGGTGGAAGCCTTTGGAAATGCATGCACTGCCATCAATGACAATTCGAGCCGTTTTGGAAAATATCTGGAAATGATGTTTACACCAACCGGAGCTGTGATGGGGGCAAGAATATCTGAATATCTCCTTGAAAAATCCAGAGTTATAAAACAGGCAGTGTAG